Proteins encoded within one genomic window of Rhinoderma darwinii isolate aRhiDar2 chromosome 5, aRhiDar2.hap1, whole genome shotgun sequence:
- the HAS2 gene encoding hyaluronan synthase 2, producing the protein MHCERFICILRIIGTTLFGVSLLLGITAAYIVGYQFIQTDNYYFSFGLYGAILALHLLIQSLFAYLEHRKMKRSLETPIKLNKSVALCIAAYQEDPDYLRKCLMSVKRLTYPGMKVIMVIDGNSDDDLYMMDIFSEIMGNDRSATYIWKNNFHEKGPGETEESHKESIQQVTHLVLNNRNMCIMQKWGGKREVMYTAFKALGRSVDYVQVCDSDTVLDPASSVEMVKVLEEDHMVGGVGGDVQILNKYDSWISFLSSVRYWMAFNIERACQSYFGCVQCISGPLGMYRNSLLHEFLEDWYNQEFLGSQCSFGDDRHLTNRVLSLGFATKYTARSKCLTETPIEYLRWLNQQTRWSKSYFREWLYNSMWFHKHHLWMTYEAVITGFFPFFLIATVIQLFYRGRIWNILLFLLTVQFVGLIKSSFASALRGNIVMVFMSLYSVLYMSSLLPAKMFAIATINKAGWGTSGRKTVVVNFIGLIPITVWFTILLGGVIYTIWKETKKPFAESEQTVLIIGAILYACYWVMLLTLYVALITKCGRRKKEQQYDLVLDV; encoded by the exons ATGCATTGTGAACGATTTATATGTATCCTAAGAATAATTGGAACTACCCTCTTCGGAGTATCCCTCTTACTAGGAATTACAGCTGCTTATATTGTAGGGTATCAGTTTATCCAAACGGACAACTACTATTTTTCTTTTGGACTATATGGTGCCATATTAGCACTACATCTCCTCATCCAAAGCCTCTTTGCTTACCTAGAGCACAGGAAGATGAAAAGATCTcttgaaacccctatcaaactgaATAAATCAGTTGCCCTATGTATTGCTGCATATCAAGAGGACCCTGACTACTTACGGAAATGTTTAATGTCTGTGAAACGGTTGACTTATCCTGGAATGAAGGTCATCATGGTCATCGATGGTAACTCTGACGATGACCTCTACATGATGGATATATTTAGTGAGATTATGGGAAATGATCGAAGTGCCACTTATATCTGGAAAAATAACTTCCACGAAAAAGGTCCCGGGGAAACAGAAGAGTCCCACAAAGAGAGTATACAACAAGTCACTCACTTGGTTCTCAACAACAGAAACATGTGTATTATGCAAAAATGGGGAGGAAAACGTGAAGTGATGTACACGGCCTTCAAAGCTCTGGGGCGAAGCGTGGATTATGTGCAG gTGTGCGATTCTGATACAGTCCTTGACCCAGCTTCATCCGTTGAGATGGTTAAAGTTTTGGAAGAAGACCATATGGTGGGAGGAGTAGGTGGAGATGTGCAG ATTTTGAATAAATATGACTCGTGGATCTCCTTTCTAAGTAGCGTGAGATACTGGATGGCCTTCAACATTGAGAGAGCCTGCCAGTCTTACTTTGGATGTGTCCAGTGCATTAGCGGACCTCTTGGAATGTACAGAAATTCACTTCTACATGAATTCCTAGAAGATTGGTACAATCAAGAATTTTTGGGTTCCCAGTGTAGCTTTGGAGATGACAGGCATCTAACCAATCGAGTTTTGAGTCTTGGTTTTGCAACCAAATACACAGCACGATCCAAATGCCTTACCGAAACCCCTATCGAATATCTAAGGTGGCTTAATCAGCAGACACGTTGGAGCAAGTCCTACTTCCGTGAATGGTTATACAACTCCATGTGGTTCCACAAACATCATCTATGGATGACCTATGAAGCTGTGATCACCGGATTCTTCCCATTTTTCTTAATTGCCACTGTAATCCAATTATTCTACCGAGGTCGCATATGGAACATCTTGCTCTTTTTGTTGACCGTACAATTTGTTGGCCTCATCAAGTCTTCCTTTGCCAGCGCTCTCCGGGGGAACATTGTTATGGTTTTTATGTCGCTTTACTCAGTGCTTTACATGTCCAGTTTACTACCTGCCAAGATGTTTGCCATCGCAACCATCAACAAAGCAGGTTGGGGAACATCGGGAAGAAAAACTGTTGTCGTCAACTTTATAGGATTGATTCCTATAACCGTTTGGTTTACAATCCTTTTAGGTGGTGTAATTTACACCATATGGAAGGAAACTAAAAAGCCATTTGCAGAATCTGAACAGACAGTTCTCATAATCGGTGCAATACTATACGCATGCTACTGGGTGATGCTATTGACTTTGTACGTGGCTCTAATCACGAAATGTGGCAGGCGGAAGAAGGAACAGCAATACGACTTGGTGCTTGATGTATGA